In one Leptospiraceae bacterium genomic region, the following are encoded:
- a CDS encoding alcohol dehydrogenase catalytic domain-containing protein, protein MEVQFSAQEYTSDDRFITSQYLFKGSVDSQWEIFRNGSLYLRLGKGYELLKTKICGICATDLSRRFLPFPLPQIIGHELLATHPKNGKVYAVEINDTSLARGEGPYDSFIRSGLATHSPERMVLGIDRLPGGFGPYVLVPKNAMVEIGDLNPYTAVLLEPFAAALQALYANPPKDNMVLAVLGPRRLGTLVIAALDMYRNITGSKYNIVALSRHDALLNLSKNVGADEGINLLHLDVESLKDKYNIVYDTSGSPDGFELAVKMAKDEVHLKSTNGQEMLGLKHLTELVVDEMSLLPYSESGLNFHWEEESVNERIYLAPGVQNFLELKAKKVYSTSISGAESILDETEFADRLPRFDLGIASSLEEIDKLIRPSKKHENSLIRPRGAILFKGEAGTNPLLQFLQSGGRLRTSRCGDFHKALDLLKKNPETVESLSRYMISDKYRADQLNEAFKKARSKEAIKVVLEHFL, encoded by the coding sequence ATGGAAGTTCAATTTTCAGCACAGGAATATACCTCTGATGACAGATTTATTACATCTCAGTACCTTTTTAAGGGTTCTGTCGATTCTCAGTGGGAGATCTTTCGTAATGGTTCTCTTTATTTACGTCTCGGCAAAGGCTATGAACTTTTAAAAACGAAAATTTGCGGAATTTGTGCAACCGATCTCTCCCGGCGTTTCTTACCTTTTCCGCTTCCACAAATCATCGGTCATGAATTACTGGCTACTCATCCAAAGAATGGCAAAGTATATGCAGTTGAAATAAATGATACCAGTCTTGCGAGAGGAGAAGGTCCCTATGATAGTTTTATACGATCAGGTTTGGCTACTCATAGCCCCGAGCGAATGGTTCTGGGTATAGATCGTCTACCCGGAGGCTTCGGGCCTTATGTTCTGGTGCCTAAAAATGCTATGGTCGAAATCGGAGACTTGAATCCTTATACGGCTGTGCTTTTGGAGCCTTTTGCTGCTGCCTTGCAGGCACTTTACGCGAACCCACCAAAGGATAATATGGTCTTAGCTGTACTCGGGCCTAGAAGGCTCGGCACACTTGTTATTGCAGCCTTAGATATGTATCGAAATATTACCGGAAGTAAATATAACATTGTTGCTCTCTCTCGGCATGATGCCCTTTTAAATTTAAGTAAAAATGTAGGTGCAGATGAAGGAATTAATCTTTTGCATCTTGATGTCGAAAGTTTAAAAGATAAATATAATATAGTGTATGATACGAGTGGTAGCCCGGATGGTTTTGAGCTGGCTGTAAAAATGGCAAAGGATGAGGTGCATCTTAAATCTACAAACGGACAGGAAATGCTGGGTCTAAAACATTTGACCGAATTGGTTGTGGATGAAATGTCCTTATTGCCCTATTCCGAGTCAGGGCTTAATTTTCATTGGGAGGAAGAAAGCGTTAATGAACGCATATATCTTGCTCCCGGAGTGCAAAATTTTCTGGAATTAAAAGCAAAAAAAGTATATTCAACAAGTATTTCCGGAGCTGAAAGTATTCTGGATGAAACGGAGTTCGCAGATCGTCTACCGCGTTTTGATCTCGGAATCGCCTCGAGCCTGGAAGAAATCGATAAACTGATACGTCCATCTAAAAAACACGAGAATTCACTTATCCGTCCGAGAGGAGCTATTTTGTTTAAGGGGGAAGCAGGAACTAATCCTCTCTTACAATTCCTGCAATCAGGGGGCAGGCTTAGAACTTCTCGCTGTGGGGATTTTCATAAGGCTCTGGACTTGCTGAAGAAAAACCCGGAAACAGTTGAAAGCTTATCGAGGTATATGATTTCTGATAAATACCGAGCTGATCAATTAAACGAGGCTTTTAAGAAGGCCCGGAGTAAGGAAGCTATAAAAGTAGTGCTTGAACACTTTTTATAA
- a CDS encoding dienelactone hydrolase family protein has translation MQGFTEFLHSYKERDYRVFKKGQGPGVLIMHELPGMVQECVDFASRLSEAGFTVYLPLLFGEPNIENNTGTTIQYFGKLCISKEFTLFQGNKTSPVIEFLKSLCRRIHKECGYNGLGAIGMCLTGGFVIPLLLEPALLAPVLSQPSLPINPFESASLACSDEDYEFACKRILKEKIPVLGFKFSHDALSSNEKFKRLKNDLGDLFIDNTIYSGPKNMQGLQVTDHAVFTIHFRNEEGHPTREAFDLLIEYYRKRLYKDKA, from the coding sequence ATGCAGGGATTTACTGAGTTTTTGCACAGCTACAAAGAGAGAGATTACAGGGTTTTTAAAAAAGGACAGGGTCCCGGAGTCCTTATCATGCACGAGCTTCCGGGAATGGTTCAGGAATGTGTTGATTTCGCCTCAAGGCTGTCCGAAGCGGGTTTTACGGTTTACCTCCCCCTCTTATTCGGAGAGCCTAATATTGAAAATAATACGGGGACAACCATTCAGTACTTTGGAAAGCTTTGCATTTCTAAAGAATTCACCCTATTCCAGGGAAACAAAACCAGTCCTGTTATAGAGTTTTTGAAAAGCCTGTGTCGCAGAATTCATAAAGAATGTGGTTATAATGGTCTCGGAGCAATCGGTATGTGTCTGACCGGTGGTTTCGTTATACCCTTACTTTTAGAACCCGCTCTTCTGGCCCCGGTTCTCAGTCAACCGAGCTTACCTATCAATCCTTTTGAAAGCGCTTCGCTGGCCTGTTCCGATGAAGACTATGAATTTGCCTGTAAACGCATCCTTAAAGAAAAAATTCCCGTTCTGGGTTTTAAATTCTCCCATGACGCTCTCTCTTCCAATGAGAAATTCAAAAGACTAAAAAACGATCTGGGAGACTTATTCATCGACAATACGATATACTCGGGGCCTAAAAACATGCAGGGCCTTCAAGTCACCGACCATGCCGTTTTCACCATCCACTTTCGGAACGAAGAGGGGCATCCTACCAGAGAAGCCTTCGATCTATTAATTGAATATTATAGAAAAAGGTTATATAAGGATAAGGCATGA
- a CDS encoding fatty acid desaturase, whose amino-acid sequence MIRKKGKMDIPFPGKCIGFHLVLRKIKDLQEERYLRNIKEENRMQNLPEVPLFLRPEEIEAFGAEIHELYLQAKAEGGRKELQFLETSDTVSKTFDVLGRGLIFTGGPLSWLLGSYLLSLHYVIEFSQGHNIFHEQYDSIPGNTRFRSETWKWDNTMDEEDWKFAHQSLHHPFTNVLGVDPDFGYLMYRLNQKQEWKPHHLFQFPLLLTQPLISTFFFPWYVASSRAFAENRKPVSFETYSPSLKKIIEHFFKNYLLFPGFSGFNSLKVMTGNALAKLISNYYLQFIFGVSHLSEASYVFPEKEFETEAEYYLRQVLSTVNFEIPEFLELICGGMDTHLEHHLFPDLPPLRLKKLAPKVKGICEKYNIPYRKAPFLEQILSFFRNVLYCSFPIPEKGQAGLELLFQTKPEMLLRDIAEKTKSYLVSFFQKEDEQDEFFLRSKVLKKKIEIPGKVASFVLKVPSHWKGLSWEAGSYISVQMNIGNSVYTRQYSLLRPSSVTREFHIAVKEIEGGKVSGYMLRQLKEGDELYLLGRPRGKFTLGFIPPKLLFIAAGIGITSILSMLYKLKKESPKHKVSILYFNRYRANIAFYKELLELLIGTSFDITFYLTGEENIPKNVSTQIKFASGWISEEGLERAVPDYLERYIYASAPEAFIQKTKDFLEHKKFPLSRLYYATFSPNKGI is encoded by the coding sequence ATGATTAGAAAAAAAGGAAAAATGGATATTCCTTTTCCCGGGAAATGCATCGGATTTCACCTGGTTCTAAGAAAAATAAAAGATTTACAGGAGGAAAGATACCTGAGAAATATAAAGGAGGAGAATCGTATGCAAAACTTGCCCGAAGTCCCATTATTTTTACGCCCGGAAGAAATCGAAGCATTTGGAGCTGAAATCCATGAGCTCTATTTACAGGCGAAAGCTGAAGGAGGGCGGAAGGAACTGCAATTTTTAGAAACCTCTGATACGGTTTCTAAAACCTTTGATGTGCTGGGAAGGGGACTTATATTTACAGGTGGACCGCTGAGCTGGCTTTTAGGTTCTTACTTACTCAGTCTGCATTACGTGATTGAGTTTTCACAGGGGCATAATATTTTTCACGAACAATACGACAGCATACCCGGAAATACACGTTTTCGTTCAGAAACCTGGAAATGGGATAATACGATGGATGAAGAGGACTGGAAATTTGCACATCAAAGTCTTCATCACCCTTTTACTAATGTGTTAGGTGTGGATCCTGATTTTGGTTATTTGATGTATCGCTTGAATCAGAAACAGGAATGGAAGCCACATCATCTATTTCAGTTTCCTCTTTTACTGACTCAACCTCTTATTTCAACTTTCTTTTTTCCCTGGTATGTAGCTTCTTCGAGGGCTTTTGCTGAAAACAGGAAGCCTGTCAGCTTTGAAACTTACAGTCCTTCCTTAAAGAAGATAATAGAGCATTTTTTTAAAAACTATCTTCTCTTTCCCGGTTTTTCCGGTTTTAATTCCTTGAAAGTTATGACCGGTAATGCTCTTGCAAAACTTATTTCAAATTATTATCTACAGTTTATCTTTGGAGTTTCTCATTTAAGTGAAGCCTCTTACGTTTTTCCTGAAAAAGAATTTGAGACAGAAGCCGAGTATTATCTGAGACAGGTTCTTTCGACTGTTAATTTTGAAATACCGGAATTTCTGGAACTTATTTGCGGAGGTATGGATACGCATTTGGAACACCATCTTTTTCCTGATCTTCCTCCCCTTCGTTTAAAAAAATTAGCTCCGAAGGTGAAAGGAATTTGTGAAAAATATAATATACCTTACAGGAAAGCTCCTTTTCTTGAACAGATTCTGAGTTTTTTTCGAAATGTTCTTTATTGCTCTTTTCCTATTCCAGAAAAGGGACAGGCAGGTCTTGAGCTTTTGTTTCAGACTAAACCGGAGATGCTTTTACGGGATATAGCAGAAAAGACGAAATCTTATTTGGTTTCATTTTTTCAGAAAGAGGATGAGCAGGATGAGTTTTTTCTTAGAAGTAAGGTTCTAAAGAAGAAGATTGAAATTCCGGGAAAAGTGGCAAGCTTTGTACTAAAAGTGCCTTCTCATTGGAAGGGACTTTCCTGGGAGGCAGGTTCCTATATTTCCGTGCAGATGAATATTGGAAATTCTGTATATACCAGGCAGTACAGTCTATTAAGACCTTCTTCTGTAACGCGAGAATTTCATATTGCTGTAAAAGAAATCGAAGGTGGGAAGGTTTCAGGGTATATGCTCAGGCAATTGAAAGAGGGGGATGAACTCTATTTGCTCGGAAGACCGAGAGGAAAATTTACCCTCGGATTCATTCCTCCTAAGCTTCTATTTATCGCAGCGGGAATCGGTATTACCTCTATTTTGTCTATGCTATATAAACTCAAAAAAGAATCACCGAAGCACAAAGTAAGTATTCTGTATTTTAATCGTTACAGGGCAAATATTGCCTTTTATAAAGAATTACTTGAATTACTGATAGGAACTTCCTTCGATATTACATTTTATTTGACAGGAGAAGAGAATATTCCAAAAAACGTATCTACTCAGATTAAATTTGCTTCGGGTTGGATTAGTGAGGAAGGTCTTGAAAGGGCTGTGCCGGATTATTTAGAACGCTATATCTATGCTTCTGCACCGGAAGCCTTTATACAAAAAACAAAAGACTTCCTCGAACATAAGAAATTTCCGCTTTCCCGACTCTACTATGCAACATTCTCTCCGAATAAGGGTATATAG
- a CDS encoding Uma2 family endonuclease, with product MDKKTTGLSVKEYRRFGDTGILHAINEVELIDGKIVDKSKAGYEHHYVLKRLLSIFTKSLAGKSIISIKEPILLNSVSESCPDIKILRQKQDFYTTRGPKGKDVLLLIEIIDENVNQNKKIKLPLYAAIEVQEVWFISLTDERVEVYRSPKGQNYTQLLLYNRGDVLNPSHFPELDVDINAILPEKETA from the coding sequence ATGGACAAGAAGACAACAGGCTTGAGCGTCAAGGAATACAGAAGATTTGGAGACACAGGAATTTTACATGCTATCAATGAGGTAGAACTGATTGATGGCAAAATTGTAGATAAGTCTAAAGCCGGTTATGAACACCATTATGTTCTAAAAAGACTCCTTAGCATTTTTACCAAAAGCCTGGCAGGTAAGTCTATCATCAGCATTAAAGAGCCTATCCTTCTGAACTCAGTTAGTGAATCCTGTCCTGATATAAAAATCCTCAGACAAAAACAGGACTTCTACACCACAAGAGGCCCGAAAGGAAAAGATGTTCTTCTTCTCATTGAAATTATCGATGAAAATGTAAACCAGAACAAGAAAATCAAACTTCCTCTTTATGCAGCCATTGAAGTCCAGGAAGTCTGGTTCATCAGTTTAACAGACGAAAGAGTAGAAGTTTATCGGTCTCCTAAAGGGCAGAACTATACACAGCTTCTTCTTTATAACAGGGGAGATGTACTAAACCCATCCCACTTCCCCGAATTAGATGTGGATATAAATGCCATTCTACCGGAAAAGGAAACCGCCTGA
- a CDS encoding VanW family protein: protein MKKINKNFWKKFFSMIPLTLFYFHLIPLYSQKLEIISSVRISVESQDENVKQNLRQALGKINNLSLSPGSVFSFNELVGKGSLENGYKTGRVYYRDEVIYEPGGGLCILSTALYNTFLLAGFQIIERHKHSKPISYAPLGLDATIRYGNKDLKMKNQHKQSFRLKVSLSERSLFVALLGEEKLSYRYEPRLVEEEDLYGGLEEDGKEYLNGWSVNVFLDTYDKQNRLLKSQFLYNDFIEGRYTEKK from the coding sequence ATGAAAAAAATCAATAAAAATTTTTGGAAAAAGTTTTTCTCGATGATTCCTCTTACTTTATTTTATTTTCACTTGATTCCCTTATATTCCCAAAAATTAGAAATAATCTCTTCCGTAAGAATTTCTGTGGAATCTCAGGATGAAAATGTTAAGCAAAATCTCCGTCAGGCTCTCGGAAAAATCAATAACCTGAGTCTTAGTCCCGGTTCTGTATTTTCTTTTAATGAGCTTGTCGGAAAGGGTTCTCTCGAAAATGGTTATAAAACAGGCAGGGTATATTATCGAGATGAAGTGATTTATGAGCCGGGTGGGGGGCTTTGTATTCTTTCAACAGCTTTATACAATACCTTTCTTTTAGCCGGGTTTCAAATAATCGAGAGACATAAACATTCCAAACCTATAAGCTATGCTCCTTTAGGTTTAGATGCTACAATTCGCTATGGTAATAAAGATTTAAAAATGAAAAACCAGCATAAGCAGAGCTTTCGATTGAAAGTGAGTCTTTCGGAAAGAAGCCTGTTTGTTGCACTTTTAGGAGAAGAAAAACTTTCTTACCGTTATGAGCCCAGGCTGGTAGAAGAAGAGGATCTATATGGTGGTCTGGAAGAGGATGGAAAGGAATATCTGAATGGATGGAGTGTAAATGTGTTTTTAGATACCTATGATAAACAAAACCGACTCCTGAAAAGTCAGTTTTTATACAATGATTTTATTGAAGGAAGGTATACAGAGAAGAAGTAG
- a CDS encoding DUF3298 domain-containing protein, which translates to MLYHSIFHKKFLSLITFFLLLSSLQAEKLPFYFYKRYEGLVNYTVPVVLYLNREGKRLKGYYYYEKSGIPFYLDGSVLEKDDKLILNRFRFDGNTHSGGRILGSFQDVNKIEAEWNPKGSSKKFPVSLYETYASETSSFSIEHFYKEVKIPAGKSSISAKVNITNLKLDSNIPNRGRVNSILFDKAKEVAANSLNIKPEILRKIKDKKDLAFQLINDFKANLPDEEDPSASSEKVFHDLSQSLLFNEKDICTVVTRFNYYLGGAHPSRKTIFTVIDLGRGEVIDLDTFIELKDKTRLLPIAEKYFKRAIRLEAGKSYKEAGLLENTFNLNDNFFVSKNAIGFYYNPYEIAPYAMGDISFVIPIRALKDEIKGGRIISLLENL; encoded by the coding sequence ATGCTGTATCATTCCATATTTCATAAGAAGTTTTTATCCCTGATTACTTTCTTCCTCCTTCTCTCTTCTTTACAGGCTGAAAAGCTACCCTTTTATTTTTACAAGCGATATGAGGGTCTTGTCAATTATACTGTCCCGGTGGTTTTATACTTGAATAGGGAAGGAAAAAGGCTCAAGGGCTATTATTATTACGAAAAGTCCGGTATACCTTTTTATCTTGATGGAAGTGTTTTAGAGAAGGATGATAAACTTATTTTGAATCGTTTTCGTTTTGATGGAAATACACATTCCGGCGGAAGAATTCTGGGAAGTTTCCAGGATGTTAATAAAATAGAAGCTGAGTGGAACCCGAAAGGAAGCAGTAAGAAATTCCCGGTGAGTCTCTACGAAACCTATGCTTCTGAAACCAGTTCCTTTTCTATAGAACATTTTTACAAAGAAGTTAAGATACCGGCAGGCAAATCCAGTATATCTGCAAAAGTGAATATTACAAATTTAAAACTTGATTCTAATATTCCGAATCGCGGAAGGGTAAATTCAATTTTATTTGATAAAGCTAAAGAGGTAGCTGCTAATAGCCTAAATATTAAACCAGAAATACTACGGAAAATAAAAGATAAAAAAGATTTAGCTTTTCAGTTGATAAATGATTTTAAAGCAAATTTGCCTGATGAGGAAGACCCTTCAGCTTCGTCCGAAAAGGTTTTTCATGATCTTAGCCAGTCTTTACTTTTCAACGAAAAAGATATTTGTACTGTTGTAACGAGGTTTAATTACTATCTGGGTGGTGCTCATCCGAGCCGGAAAACCATCTTTACCGTGATTGACCTTGGGCGAGGAGAAGTTATTGATCTGGATACTTTTATTGAGTTAAAAGACAAGACGCGCTTACTTCCGATTGCTGAAAAGTATTTCAAAAGAGCTATTCGTTTAGAAGCAGGGAAAAGCTATAAAGAAGCTGGTTTATTAGAAAATACTTTTAACCTGAATGATAATTTTTTTGTGAGTAAAAATGCGATAGGATTCTATTACAACCCCTATGAAATTGCTCCCTATGCTATGGGAGATATTTCTTTTGTGATTCCTATTCGGGCTTTAAAAGATGAGATAAAAGGTGGTAGAATCATCAGTCTATTAGAGAATCTTTAA
- a CDS encoding SpoIIE family protein phosphatase: protein MKPILKLLKLFFILLLLNFPLKANDASKFISLIEDCKLSTCQPHTWWIKDEFQDSFLNYSKTEDFHSWKKVESFPIWMNKHYTHRTSLHTYSLFTFFNIPNTFEKHKSLGISFAEIGEVFEIYINGNLIAGEGRIKKDAVDFHRTIRGVTYEIPEKFLLPEKNRLLIKLSGDPRFDHTGFYLSNNYFIGIYDDSKYYFRDMSSLVLAGIYLIFGLYHLFLFYKRTSDRSKLFFGFWSSSIAIYICTRTNIIFELNFDTEIIQRIELIILYPMVASVAFFFEELFFAKLSRLSFIYAYFCIAASFFSLFTSMFISEYLLHAWQIITLIYGFPIIIYAFIKSIKAKLPNAKRLLVGFLFIIFAATFDILDSLIWNTGIGISKYTFFIFIVFIIFILANKLIELQIKTEELNANLEKKVEERTRALAESLQRVQELKVQQDGDYFLTSLLISPLGKSQIDSETIKIDSFLKQKKQFEFRKRTYEIGGDLCIAHRIRLQNESYIIFVNSDAMGKSIQGAGGAIVLGSLFQSIIERTRSSSLLQNQAPEIWLKSTFIELHKIFESFDGSMLVSLVIGLVDESNGFVYYMNAEHPWLVLYRDGKASYMENDLDFRKLGFISSTNSNLFVKTFQMQVGDKIITGSDGRDDILITDNNGRKYMNENQDFFLRHVEKSNGVLKGIFQSIKQSGEIYDDLSLLSLEYLGNASEQLPKANSKQIEDAIQHYHNKDYTGAISILSEVKKEFGLNQEGLKTLVYSYEQLRSHNLAAITTSFYLKKFPGDNEMLFFASREYFLASDILSAAQYAERLKLREPENIENLIQLIEIYITSKNYLRSMKLIEKLAKLQPEHSKIKAFQKELNELLPN from the coding sequence ATGAAACCTATTTTAAAACTGTTAAAGCTTTTTTTTATTCTCTTGCTTTTAAATTTTCCCTTAAAAGCAAATGATGCTTCAAAATTTATCAGTCTGATTGAAGACTGCAAACTATCTACCTGCCAGCCCCATACCTGGTGGATAAAAGATGAATTTCAGGACTCGTTTCTAAATTATAGTAAAACAGAAGATTTTCATTCCTGGAAAAAAGTAGAATCTTTTCCTATCTGGATGAATAAGCATTATACTCATCGTACATCTCTGCACACATATAGTCTCTTCACATTTTTTAATATCCCGAATACCTTTGAAAAACATAAATCACTGGGGATCAGTTTTGCCGAAATAGGAGAAGTCTTTGAAATCTATATAAATGGAAACCTCATTGCCGGAGAAGGTCGCATAAAGAAAGATGCAGTTGACTTCCACAGAACTATAAGAGGAGTAACATATGAAATCCCCGAGAAGTTTTTATTGCCCGAAAAAAATCGCCTGCTTATAAAGTTAAGTGGAGATCCAAGATTTGACCATACCGGATTTTATCTGAGTAATAACTACTTTATTGGTATTTATGATGATTCAAAGTATTATTTCCGGGATATGAGTTCTTTAGTTCTGGCAGGAATCTACCTTATCTTTGGCTTATATCATTTATTTTTATTTTACAAACGAACCAGCGATAGGAGTAAATTATTTTTCGGTTTTTGGTCAAGTTCCATTGCCATCTATATTTGTACCCGAACCAACATTATCTTTGAGTTAAATTTCGACACAGAAATTATACAAAGAATTGAACTCATAATTCTTTACCCGATGGTAGCTTCTGTTGCTTTCTTTTTTGAAGAGCTCTTTTTTGCCAAACTTTCCAGACTGTCTTTCATCTATGCTTATTTTTGTATAGCTGCTTCCTTTTTTAGTCTTTTTACCAGCATGTTTATCTCTGAATATTTACTACATGCCTGGCAAATTATCACCCTCATCTACGGTTTTCCTATCATTATCTATGCTTTTATAAAGTCAATAAAAGCGAAATTACCAAACGCCAAACGACTCCTTGTCGGTTTTTTATTCATAATCTTTGCGGCAACTTTTGATATTTTAGATTCCTTAATCTGGAACACGGGAATTGGAATTTCTAAATACACTTTCTTCATATTTATAGTTTTTATTATATTTATTTTAGCTAATAAACTGATAGAACTCCAAATAAAAACTGAAGAATTAAATGCTAACTTAGAAAAAAAAGTTGAAGAAAGAACTCGGGCACTGGCAGAAAGCTTACAGAGAGTGCAGGAACTAAAAGTCCAACAGGATGGAGACTATTTTTTAACCAGCCTTCTTATTTCTCCGCTGGGTAAAAGTCAGATTGATAGTGAAACAATTAAAATAGATTCATTCCTCAAACAGAAGAAACAATTCGAGTTCAGAAAAAGAACCTACGAGATTGGGGGCGATCTGTGCATTGCACATCGCATTCGACTTCAGAATGAAAGTTACATCATCTTTGTAAATTCCGATGCCATGGGTAAATCCATCCAGGGAGCCGGGGGAGCTATTGTTCTTGGTTCTCTCTTTCAATCCATTATCGAAAGAACCCGTTCCTCTTCTCTATTACAAAACCAGGCACCGGAGATATGGTTAAAAAGTACCTTTATAGAACTCCATAAAATTTTTGAAAGTTTTGATGGTTCTATGCTCGTTTCTCTGGTAATCGGTCTGGTTGATGAGTCAAATGGTTTTGTCTATTACATGAATGCCGAACACCCCTGGCTTGTATTGTATAGAGATGGCAAGGCTTCTTATATGGAGAATGATCTGGATTTTCGTAAACTCGGATTCATATCCAGCACGAACTCCAATTTGTTTGTAAAAACATTTCAAATGCAAGTTGGAGATAAAATTATTACCGGCTCAGATGGTAGAGATGATATTTTAATCACCGATAATAACGGCAGAAAATACATGAATGAAAATCAAGACTTCTTTTTAAGGCATGTAGAGAAGAGTAATGGTGTTCTAAAAGGTATCTTCCAGTCGATCAAACAGAGTGGAGAAATCTATGATGACCTATCCCTTCTTAGCCTTGAATATCTGGGAAATGCTTCAGAACAACTCCCGAAAGCAAACAGCAAACAAATTGAAGATGCAATTCAACATTACCATAATAAGGACTATACCGGAGCCATTTCCATCCTATCGGAAGTCAAGAAAGAATTCGGTCTGAATCAGGAAGGGCTAAAAACACTGGTCTATTCCTATGAACAGTTGAGAAGCCATAACCTGGCAGCCATTACAACTTCTTTCTATTTAAAAAAATTTCCTGGAGATAATGAAATGCTTTTCTTCGCTTCCAGAGAATACTTTTTAGCTTCAGATATTTTGAGTGCCGCTCAATATGCAGAAAGGCTAAAACTACGAGAACCGGAAAATATCGAAAACCTGATACAGCTAATAGAAATTTATATCACATCCAAAAACTATTTGAGAAGTATGAAACTTATAGAGAAATTAGCTAAACTACAACCCGAACACTCAAAGATAAAGGCATTTCAAAAAGAGCTAAATGAACTTCTTCCTAATTAA
- a CDS encoding hybrid sensor histidine kinase/response regulator, which translates to MKNSILVVDDNPNNLHILVELLEKHEFEVIAIRNSSTVLDILKNQIPDLILLDIIMPEIDGFALCRQIKSIPEYSNIPIIFISALHDVENKIKAFHEGGVDFITKPFQQEEVLARVNTHLELFKLTNNLQEQVNIEIQKNAAKEKLLLQQEKMALVGELINVIAHQWKQPLNTIYLLSQLIDNYISEEGKEFTKQLKTQIDFMNDTVNDFREFLKPSKEKKFFLACEIIVQVSKMFSDLFIQNNIQVLITEHTHFNTYGFENEFKHVILNLFTNSVAAFQQNQIPITNRTIICSFQNHTSYNRIFIRDNAGGIDASLLPEKLFQAYVSTKGEKGTGIGLHIVKNIVENHMNGKIYVQNVDDGAEFSIELPAIDLE; encoded by the coding sequence ATGAAAAATAGTATTTTAGTCGTGGATGATAATCCAAACAACTTGCATATTCTGGTAGAATTATTAGAAAAACATGAATTTGAAGTAATAGCGATCCGTAATAGTTCTACCGTACTGGATATTTTAAAAAACCAGATTCCTGATTTAATTCTTCTGGATATTATAATGCCGGAAATAGATGGATTTGCACTCTGCCGTCAAATAAAAAGTATACCTGAATATTCGAATATTCCAATTATTTTTATTAGTGCTTTACATGACGTTGAGAACAAGATCAAAGCTTTTCATGAAGGGGGAGTCGATTTTATAACAAAACCTTTCCAACAGGAGGAGGTTTTAGCAAGAGTAAATACACATTTAGAACTATTTAAACTGACAAACAACTTACAAGAACAGGTAAATATTGAAATTCAAAAAAATGCGGCTAAGGAAAAGCTATTATTACAGCAAGAAAAGATGGCTCTTGTAGGGGAACTCATTAATGTGATTGCTCATCAATGGAAACAACCATTAAATACCATATATTTATTGAGTCAGCTTATTGATAATTACATTTCCGAGGAGGGCAAAGAATTCACAAAACAACTAAAAACTCAAATCGACTTTATGAATGATACCGTCAACGATTTTCGAGAATTCTTAAAACCTTCTAAAGAAAAAAAATTCTTTCTTGCCTGTGAAATCATTGTACAGGTAAGCAAAATGTTTAGTGATTTATTCATACAGAATAACATTCAAGTCCTTATCACCGAGCATACGCATTTTAACACATACGGCTTTGAAAATGAATTTAAGCATGTGATTTTAAACCTTTTTACAAACTCCGTAGCTGCTTTTCAACAAAATCAGATACCTATTACAAATAGAACAATAATTTGTTCTTTTCAAAACCATACATCTTATAACAGAATTTTTATCCGGGATAATGCCGGTGGAATAGACGCGAGCTTATTACCTGAAAAACTTTTCCAGGCCTATGTCAGTACCAAAGGAGAAAAGGGAACCGGAATCGGCTTACATATTGTAAAAAATATAGTTGAGAATCATATGAATGGAAAAATTTATGTCCAGAATGTTGATGATGGTGCAGAGTTCAGCATAGAACTTCCTGCAATAGATTTAGAATAA